The genomic interval GTTAAAGATCTGGCGCAGACGCAACAGCTGCAGAACCTTTCGCACTTTAGGGCTCACGCCATTGATACTGCGAAGGAAACACACGATTAACACTTGCTCATTTAgactatatttaaatataaactgtgATGTGGTTTCAGTGAGACTGGCTAAATAGCTGAGGAATCACCACGGTCGATAAGACGGGGAAAAAAGTGATGCATCATTAACCACTGTTACAGCATGGAACACTCCACCCAAAACTCACGGAACACTATTGTTTTAGTCCTTTAAAGTCACTCTTAAAGCAGATCAAGTCTGGGTGAAATGTTCCTCATAAGCAAAATCGTAACCTCCTGTAGAGGTAAACCCTCACCCTCTGATCCTGATAACGAAGGCCAGTTTGGGCTCAGCGGGGACGTAGAAGTTTCCGGCTTTACGGGCCATACGGTTCATGCGGATCTCGCTCCTGTACATTTGCCGGTACTCTTTATGGTAAGCCTGTGCTCTCGAGTAGATCAGGTTCCGGGTAATCCTGCGTTTCTGGTGGGTGGGAaacagaggaaaggagagggagagggaaagagagagagagagagagagaggtcagagcACCAATCAGGTGACACATTTCACAGACAACTTTATAATGCACAAACCTTCTTCTCGAGCTGCAGAGCCTTGACACGAGCCACCTTGGCAGCAGCAAAGCGCTTCCTCTTCTTCAAGAGACCTTCAGGGACTGATggaatttttttccccttcaccAGTTTCTTCTCCTGTGTGTCCTTCTTGGTCTCATCCTTCTTAGCCGCGTCCTTTTTCTTAGTCGAAGTCACATCCTTTTTCTTGGTCGCAGTCGCGTCCTTTTTCTTAGTTGTGTCCTTTTTCTTGGTCGCAGTCGCGTCCTTTTTCTTGGTTGCGTCCTCCTTCTTCGGCGtctctttcttcttcatctccttgGTCTCCTTGGCCTCCTTCTTTTCtctggaaataaaacacatatacCAGGTCAGAACAGAGATCAAACTAGTCCACAgctcagaaaataaaacaaatacacagtgTCAAATTTGAGACATTACAGGTAACTATTTACAGCTTTATAGCTAATCTTTCACTCCATTTTAACACTAAATGTAAGTTCATTCCATATTTCTGTATCATTGTATTCATTATAATTGTCCTTGCATTACTTTAACTTGTCTTTATTAACACACGGCTGAACAGCAACAAATCTGACAAACTGTAAAGTTGTGTACAAAATATATAATCCGATATATTACCAGTTATGCATCACCGACCTGGTGgattacaattaaaaacacTAACATTCACCTGAAGCCGCTTATAAGCTACAGGCCGGTTTACCATCACGTTGCTAATGCTACACAGACCCCGACATCATAAACATCAACTTTTACACAATTTATACACCGCATCTGCCACCAATATTAACATGAACGTGCACATGGGGGTTTAAACGTAATTCTCCATCGGAGTCTGACACAGAATAGACATCACAGACGCAGATGGAAGAAGATTTAAACGACAAGACAACCGACTTACGTTTCACCCGCCATTATACCCACGGTAAAAGAGGCTTTCACGCATGCGCACTGACGCCTTATAGGTCCACATACTTCCGGTATGTATTGGGTAGACTTTTATATCGCCTGACTGTTATGATCAAGAAGTATACTTTATTTACCAGcaaatgctttattatttatcctTAAACACTGAAAAGCTTTGACTGcaataaaaaaggaatatgtTCATGTAAAGACACGTTAATTATTGGTGTCACGCTAAACTGGCATCAAGAAAACGCCAACTGATCTCAACACAATAGATCTAAATTAACAAGGAGTAGAATGACGTGTAAATCGTATATATTTGTCTGAACGCAACCAAGCATGGCAGCTAACTGGCTAACGCTAAGTTTGAATAaaagttaaacaaaaatataattctaaatattttatattataataataattattattattgttgttattattgtttttatatattataaattagtaAAATATTAGTAAAATTATATATCCTCCTAGCATAATTGTGTGTCACAATCTGGAACGGGTGAACATAGACAACATTTGCTATTCAactagtaaataataaataatcaatgtGATCGCAAATCTAATCGATTTCAGTCTTTAAAATGAgttataaaacatttctattacCAGGGTTGCCATATTGAAATAATACACTTTAGTCTGAGAAGAAGCGTCTTCAAACGTAATCGGTTATTCAATTGGATTTCTCAGTGacacaattttattaaataaatttacctGTCGTTTTTCTACATATTTCCCAAATTGTTTTAAGTAAGAAAAGGGGTCGACTATTTCACCTTTAAAACATATGTTTGGCTTCCCACCCAAAGTACACTGTAGCTACTGTGaaggtttaattattatttctgcCTGTGAGAAGTTCTCCACTTTGTTAGAGACCGCACCGTTATTAATGTCGCCATAAACGATATGCAAAagtccaatctggcaacatCTCTCCTCACACATGTGGGATGGGATCGTTTGGAATTCCAGTGACGACATCAGCGTGACGAAATTTTCCCTCGGTCCTGTATTTATGTTAAGAGCAGAACGACGTGTGATGAGAAGTCAGATGTCTGTGTTGTGCAGGAGTTCAGCAGCTGATGGTGTAGtggagtgtatgtgagagacagagacagagacagagacagagagagacgcgACTTCAGATCAAACTTTTTACACAAACTTTGTCAGTTGTTGGTGCAGTCCATGAAGATGCACATCGCGGCGGAGTTTTGCGTGGTTTGCATGAAGGTACTGTGGTCGTTCGCGGCGGCGGCCGTACGGTGGCTCGTAAAGCCGCGAGAGAAGCGCGTGCACGGCCGCGTGTGCGTGATCACCGGGGCCGGAAGTGGACTGGGCCGCCTGTTCGCGCTGCACTTCGCCCGCAGAGGAGCCACGCTCGCGCTGTGGGACATCAACCGCGCCGCCAACGAGGAGACCGCAGAGCTCGTGCGGGAAATCTACCAAAAATACACAGACACCAGCAGCACCGGTAAGTTCACGGTTAACGggagattttatttctttaccacAGATCTAAGAATCTGAGATAAAAAGAATATGACTGTAAGCTGATGTTCAATCTGAACTGTTTATTTAAGAGTTTTACACTTTATAAACATCAAATCCAGGACACAGACACTTTTTACAcccttcttattattattattattattattattattattattattattattatcattattacatGAAGTGAGTGATCACGTATCTGCAGGTTCAGAGGACAGCAGTGAGAAGTTCCAGCCCGTGTTTCAGCCCCGAGTTCACACGTACGTGTGTGATGTAAGTAAACGCGAGAGTGTGTATGCCACAGCCGAGCAGGTGAGGATCGAGGTGGGAGATGTCACGTTCCTCGTCAACAACGCCGGGGTGGTGTCAGGACATCACCTCCTGGAGTGTCCTGATGAACTGATCGAGAGGACCATGATGGTCAACTGCCATGCTCACTTCTGGGTCAGTAGTAGAAGTCTTTATCTTCATCTCTCAGCCTGCTTTCAATCAGACATCAATTAGTTAATCTGCTTTATGTGCTTCACAGACCACAAAAGCTTTTCTCCCTAAGATGCTGGAGTTAAACGAGGGACACATTGTGACCGTCGCCAGCTCTCTGGGTCTCTTTACCACAGCCGGGGTCgaggtgtgtgttttacatccTGATGTTTTCTGATGTAAATTAGTTACTTTCAGCAATCTAATTGGCTTTCTATTGTGTTTTGTCACAGGATTACTGCGCTAGCAAATTCGGGGCCATCGGCTTCCACGAGTCCTTGAGCCACGAGTTAAAGGCGGCTAACAAAGACGGGATCAAGATGACACTTGTGTGTCCCTTCCTGGTTGATACAGGGATGTTTAAAGGCTGTCAGATCAGGTTGGTCTCCGTTCAGTCAAGACGACACTCAGAACTTAGAGCCAAGTGCAAAGGTTTGTACCTCATTCGTTGCCACCTTTGTTGTGCTATGGGGTGCACAAACCTTTGCAGTGGTCTGTATATACAGCCAAAGTGTATTTAATGTTGTCTTTTTGGAAAAATCTACTTATTTATCATATAATAATTGATAATAATCACTATTAATATTgtaatcaattattattataattaaactataattaaagcagtaagttaaaaaaagttatattaACATCTTGATATATTCATATGATACATTCATAATAACTTACAATGTATGATAAGAAATTAATTCTTTAGAATTTGGCTTGTTATACCTGTGTTATACGCAGTTGTTGATGTTCGGTTCTTCTGCACAGGAAGGAGATTGCACCATTTTTCCCACCGCTGAACCCGGAGCACTGTGTGGAGCGAGCCATGAGAGCCATTCTGACAGATCAGCCAATGGTCTGCACGCCACGTGCCATGTATGCTGTCACCTTCATGAAAACGTGAGTATCGTCTGCAGTGACACGTGATGTTCATAATAGAAAATACATCTGTACAAGTACAAACTCTATATTGAACTTCTCAAGGCATATAGTGATGTTAGGGGCTTTCAGGAATGCGatattacatcataaaatataaaagccaATCAGGTTTAAGTATGCAAATGCATACTTTTAgtattttactatttaataaagacaaaatatagaaataactgTAAGCCCATGGGATTGGAAACTCTTAAACTTCTGAACTGCGAAGATTCTACTTCCTCATGACGTTGTTGTTTTCTAACCTGCTGGTCATCTGTCTGTTGCAGGATTTTGCCATTCGACGCCATCGTGTGCATGTACCGCTTCCTTGGCGCTGATAAATGCATGTATTCCTTCTTGGCTCATCGGAAAGAATCCACCAACAACAACGAGTCGAAAATCAGCATGTAGTCACTCCGGTGTCCTGTATATATCTCTGCACTCTTATTTGGAGCATGATgattaattaaatgattaattgCCTGATCACTTAATCTTCTACAGATTTGAGATCTGCCCATGCTCTATTTTTATGTCCTGATAGCTgtctagatttaaaaaaaaaaaaagaaagtaaaaatctCAAGGCAaaatttgcattatttaataCAAGAACCAGTCAGATCTCAGTATCCAAAAGAAACCCCGTTTTTTTTGTGATCACTCTTTAAAATGCGATATTATAAACTGATGGTCTAATGTTCTCATTATGGGACATTTTAACGGTAGATAAATAAACTTACAGCACCAGCCGCACAGAATTATGGGATATCCTCCTCCAAGCAGGACACATGCTTCTAATCTTTCCATTAAATGTCGTCTGGAAGATTTAAGCTGCTATTTGAACAGGACAGAC from Tachysurus vachellii isolate PV-2020 chromosome 1, HZAU_Pvac_v1, whole genome shotgun sequence carries:
- the rdh10b gene encoding retinol dehydrogenase 10-B — translated: MKMHIAAEFCVVCMKVLWSFAAAAVRWLVKPREKRVHGRVCVITGAGSGLGRLFALHFARRGATLALWDINRAANEETAELVREIYQKYTDTSSTGSEDSSEKFQPVFQPRVHTYVCDVSKRESVYATAEQVRIEVGDVTFLVNNAGVVSGHHLLECPDELIERTMMVNCHAHFWTTKAFLPKMLELNEGHIVTVASSLGLFTTAGVEDYCASKFGAIGFHESLSHELKAANKDGIKMTLVCPFLVDTGMFKGCQIRKEIAPFFPPLNPEHCVERAMRAILTDQPMVCTPRAMYAVTFMKTILPFDAIVCMYRFLGADKCMYSFLAHRKESTNNNESKISM
- the rpl7 gene encoding 60S ribosomal protein L7, translated to MAGETEKKEAKETKEMKKKETPKKEDATKKKDATATKKKDTTKKKDATATKKKDVTSTKKKDAAKKDETKKDTQEKKLVKGKKIPSVPEGLLKKRKRFAAAKVARVKALQLEKKKRRITRNLIYSRAQAYHKEYRQMYRSEIRMNRMARKAGNFYVPAEPKLAFVIRIRGINGVSPKVRKVLQLLRLRQIFNGVFVKLNKASINMLRIAEPYIAWGYPNLKSVRELIYKRGFGKIRKQRIPLTDNSLIEKNLGTNGIICMEDLIHTIYTVGRNFKAANNFMWPFKLSSPRGGMNKKTTHFVEGGDAGNREDQINRLIRRMN